The Oncorhynchus nerka isolate Pitt River linkage group LG3, Oner_Uvic_2.0, whole genome shotgun sequence genome includes the window GCCTATAGGTGTCTCTGTTGAGACTCGCCTCCCTCTTTTCAACCCAGTGTCCCCACATTCCTGTTGCTGGGATGTGCTGTCAGCTTTGGGTGTGTTCCTCTGCCCAAGCTTTGCTGACACCTGGCAGATCTTACAATGCCTAGATAAGTATTTAACATAAACTAACCACATCTtatgttatagcaatctgtcAGTCGATGTCACAGTCAATGACAtggcacgcaaccattggttgatgcatgcaacgtctgagcaggggaacgTGACCCATACCTCACTTTCTCATGACAAGCTCCTCCTTCTCATGGACAGTCAAAACACAGGCTCCCTATTGGATGCACTGTTTAGCCACACTAGGAAAATCACAGGACATGAAGTACTCAATACCAGGGTTAGGGTCAATTCCATTTTCAATTCACTCTATTTCAATGTGGATACAATTCTTTAATCACATTTCAATTAGCTTGCTGATTTGACAGAATAAAAAATGGAATGTACTATTCGGCCACAGCCGCCACACTGTTCCAAATGTTTCAATGTCTTTTCTGTAGGTTTAATTAACATCACTGTATATCACTCAttctcacacatgcacacatgcatacCCACGCTCCCCCTGTCACTGAATTGTGAGGCCTTGTATTAGAAGATGATGTCTGTGAAGGCTATACTAGGTCCAATAAAAACATTCAGGGCACTAGTGAAATAAACAACGGgtgtactgactgactggcttacTGAGGTATTCGGACTCTGGGGCCAGTGTGAATTTGTTAGGTGATTAAAGGCTATAAATAACTGCTGTCTGTTTTAGGCCCTTGGCCCTGGCTGCAGGGCTGGACAACTGCAGTTGGGACCCCGGGGCAAATACCTCCAGGTCCCCCTTAAAATACAGCTCATCTCATGATATtcttcacattttgccatgaggatgaaagaaaatgttgcagttttaaagctaatttcctggaattctacacattttgccgctGCTTATGACATGTTCATCTGCTAATTGGGGGGCCCCCGACCTCCAGGGGGGCCCTGCATCCCTGTCCAGTAATCCGGCCCTGCCTGGCTGTATGCAGAGCAGCCTTCACACTGCATCCCCCTGCCAACCCACCAGCAATCTACCAACAGTCCTTGCCACTGGGCCCTGTAACCCTGCACctatctcctgtctctctgcctgtttgGTCGGCCCTGATCTATGCACTCAATATtccccatcactctcctccttctaCGGGACCTACTCACATTTCTTTTTCCATTGTCAATCTCCCTAAATGTCCCATCTGCTGCTAGCCACTGCTCAACTCTCAAACATGTCCACAAGTACAAAACAGGTGTCCATGTAATTTGTACCCCTGAGTTCCAGGAACAGCGTGAAGGGTCATTCCTTCCTCATTCTCATGCGTCCGGTGCTCCTGATCCAGGTGCTACTCTAAGCCCTTCTAGTACACTATACCCCTCAGCCTGGTCATTGTTCTTTTAGGAAGATTACAAATCACACACTGACTCCTGTGAGTGCCCAATATAGATATTTTTGACACTTATGGGGTTCCCACATGGATGTTTCTATTCTTATTCATAAGCTTGCTGGCTACCTTGACGTAGACCCTGAGAAAGTGTCTCAATTTCCCTCAGTTTTCTTAGGTTGCAGTTTACTATAATACTGTTGATTGACACAGATTTTATCCTGCTTGTTATATGCCACCTCTATGCCAAACTCATATTCACTTTCCTGGATGTTTAATGTTTGGAAGTTGGCTCACTGGCATCTTGTACAGCAGGGTGTTGTAAATTGTTGCTGGGTCTGTGTGACAGTGCTAAATGGGTTTGTGATAAATGTTTGTCTCCAACGTGTGAGACTGACACGCTGGTCTAACTTGAGTTATACGCGTGGATGTGTGTACGCAGGGTAGTCAGCACTGTGGGGAGGATGTGTCACTCCTCCCTTTCAGCTCACTATCACATTCTCACATCCCCTCTTGGAATGTGAAGAGAGGGAGCGATAAGTTTAAGGGTTGTGTAGGTCAATGAACGTGAGCTCTTTTACAAAATCCACCCCAGCATCCCCAAGATatgatatacactatatatacaaaagtcaTTTTTTGTCCTGCTAGaatagagcttccccggtcaactgtaagtgctgttattgtgaagtggaaacgtctagggcctctggaagcaacttcagcacaagaacAGTTAGTtgggagtttcatgaaatgggtttccatggccgagcagccgcacacatgcctatgatcaccatgcgcaatgccaagtgttggctggagtggtgtaaagctcaccaccattggactctgaagcattggaaatgtgttctctggagtgatgaatcacgcttcaccatctgggagtccgacggacgaatctgggatTGGCAgacgccaggagaacgctacctgcccgaatgcataatgccaactgtaaagtttggtggatgaggaataacagtctggggctgtttttcatggttcgggctaggctacagcatacattctagatgattttgtacttccaactttgtggcaacagttttgggaagttcttgtttcagaatgacaattcccctgtgcacaaagcgaggtccatacagaaatggtttgtcaagatcggtgtggaagaacttcactgaacacctttgggatgaattggaacgccgactgcgagccagcctaatcacccaacatcagtggccaacctcactaatgctcttgtggctgaatggaagtaagtccgcacagtggaggctgttatagcaccaaagtggggaccaactccatattaatgcccatgattttggaatgagatgtttgacgagcaggtatccatatacgtgtgtgtgtgtgtgtgtgtgtgtgtgtgtgtgtgtgtgtgtgtgtgtgtgtgtgtgtgtgtgtgtgtgtgtgtgtgtgtgtgtgtgtgtgtgtgtgtgtgtgtgtgtgtgtgtgtgtgtgtgtgtgtgtgtgtgtgtgtgtgtgtgtgtgtgtgtgtgtgtgtgtgtgtgtgtgtgtgtgtgtgtgtgtgtgtgtgtgtgtgtgtgtgttgcaaatgtATACTCAAGTACAGAAGGTCCACATACTGGCTCAATTTTATTGACCACCACATACAGAAATATGGTACAAAAAGTTTATTTAATAACAGTTTTGTAAACGTTTGAGGTAAATTAACATTTACATCAACTTGTTCTTACAAAATGTCATACACAAGGCACTTCTCTTAAGACAGAATTGAAACAGGCTGCTGTTCTGAGCAAACAGTAGATGGTTCCTACTCCCTGACTGGCCAGAGAAATCACGCTCTGCATGACACACATCAAGAGTTTGAAGAAAACTACTGTATGTTATCCTATTGGATGAGGGGCTTGCGGGCAActcaaaacaatacacacattgCTGTGTGTAGAAGAGAGGAAGGGCCAGCTACCCAGCTGACATTCTCTCAATGTTAGTGTGACATTGTATTACAAGCTAACTACAGAGCCACATGAATGTTGTGAGAAGAAAACACAGTGAAAGCACTGAGTGAGCACACAGAAAATACTCACAGCCCACTTTTTTTCTATATTTGAAAACCCAAACTTTCTGCAATCATCTCAGACCATGAGTTAACTTATAGATGTATCCTATATTCACATTTGATGTCATTTTTGAAATAATGTCTTTAACGCAAAGAGCCGCTGTGTTTAACGGTTAAGACATTTTCCTTTAAGGATTCTAAACATTGGCTGTCCGGtgtctttacttctctctcctaTAGATAGATATATGATTCATAGAACAGCATGTTTTGTCTTAATGTGCAAATCTTTGATCTTTTTACTAAAATGTAAACTTTAAGAACCAAAATGCAATAACACTGATTTGTTTGTGGTTTGGTACATTGAAATAGTTTCAATGAAAAGGTAACATACATTGGGGGAAAAATGGATTGTTCCAATAAGAGTAAAACACTGTTATAAGCAAAACATTACATAGTCTCCTCTGGTAGTCTCACTACAGTTGTAATTATGTTTTTTACTTTGCATGGTTTGTTATTGTGTTTATTTCAGATCTTTCTCTAACTATAAACTATTAACATATGGTCATTTGAAGGTATAATAAATATGTAAGAAATACATATATTTTGGTACAGGTGTTGTACCATATCAATCATGTTTCACAGGTagcatttaagtcatttaagAAAAGGCCTATTTTAAGTGAGTGTTCATGTCGTGCATTGACTTGCATAGTTTTTCAGTTATTCAAGATGGTTCAGGTAATTTACAGagtgaaatattacatttatacTAACTAGACGGAAGACTGTTCATGCCATtgcttacaacaggtgtagtagaaatGGTTGAGGTTCTATCAAGATGTTAACTGAAACACAAAAACATTGAATGGGAATTCACTTTTTATCCTGGCATTATGACACTTGCAACATCATTGCCTTTGTGTGTTTTGTACCAAATAACTGTTTTGGTTGTCACAAACTGACTACAGTTAAGAAATTAGATTCCATTATAATTAAATTatgtaaaaattttaaaaaaagaaCAACCCTTTTAAGAAAAAACAATAAAGTATCACGTGATGTATGAGAGTGAGTTTCCCTCAACATGAAGATGCAATGATTAAACcgtgatattgtgtgtgtatgtatatatatatatatatatatatatatacacacacagtaccagtccaaagtttggacacacctactcattcaagggtttttctttatttttactattttctacattgtagaataatagtgaagacatcaacactatgaaataacacatatggaatcatgtaaccaaaaaagtgttaaacaaatcaaaatatattttatatttttcaaagtagccaccctttgccttgatgacagctttgtacactcttggcattctctctggaatgctttttcaaccgtcttgaagcacttgttggctgcttttccttcactctgtggtccaactcatcccaaaccatctcaattgggttgagagcTGGTCATTGTGGAGGTCagctcatctgatgcagcactccatcactctccttcttggtcaattagaccttacacagcctggaggtgtgtttggggtcattgtcctgttgaaaaacaaatgatagtcccactaagcgcaaaccagacaaACCAGACATGCtgcttaagtgtgccttgaattctaaataaatcaatgacagtgtcaccagcaaagtaccctcacaccatcacacctcatcctcctccatgcttcacgggggGAACCACAGATGCGGAGATCATCGgttcacttactctgcgtctcacaaagacacggcggttgggaCCAAAACAAAAATCTCtactttggactcatcagaccaaaggacagatttccaccggtctaatgtccattgctcatgtttcttggcccaagcaagtctcttcttattattggtgtcctttagtattggtttctttgcagcaatttgaccatgaaggcctgattcacaaagtctctgaacagttgatgttgagatgtgtctgttacttgaactctgtgaagcatttatttgggctgcaatctgaggtgcagttaatttagctgttcttgccataataaggacttggtcttttaccaaatagggctatattctgtataccaaccctaccttgtcacaacacaactgattggctgaaacgctttaagaaggaaagaaattccacaaattaactttttaacAAGGTGACCTGAAAattgaagcaggttgagagaatgccaagagtgtgcaaagctgtcatcaaggcaaagggtggctactttgaagaatctcaaatataaaatatattttgatttgtataacacttttttggttactacatgattccatgtgtgtcatttcatagttttgatgtcatcactgttattctataatgtagaaaatagtacaaataaagaaaaaccctggaatgagtaggtgtgtccaaacttttgactggtactgtatatataaacacATCTTTCTAGTCAAATCAAAAATCTTTGTTACTTTTGATTGAACTAAACATCTGGAAAAACTATTTGGAAATGTTCAACATGTCAGCTTTTTAGATGGTGTTGTTAATCTAGTTTCTTCACATTTGCAAGATGTGCGATACTTAAATATCCTATAATTGGTTTATTTACCCTCTTAATTTAAAGCATTTGGGTTTATTTTGTGTTCAACCTCTTGAAAATTGGATGTCAACTTTTCATTGTGCATATGTCAGTATGCTTTCTAATTTCAAGGAAAAAAAAATGTACGTTAATTTGCTTAATTTCTGCATTCGAGAATCAAATGTAGGAGCAGGGTCTGGAACTATGGAACTTACAGTAATAACAGCTGTGGACTACAAGAATAAATTCAACTCCTAGTTTTGACCCATCATTTTCTTATAGTTTTTGTGTAACTTATGTGTTCAGTAAGTGGATCCTGGGTAAAACTAAGACAAAGAAATGCACCTGTAGACCTGTTAGTGAATCAGTGAGTTGTAGTTTTGCATTTACAGATTCCACCATTACTCTTCAAACACATAatacaaaaaatgtatttccaaaCACTGATAGCTAAGCTATTTCCTGAATATTCTAAAAGTAATTTAGACTGTGAAATTCAGGCAGTGTCATAAAGTACAAGATAAAAGTTCTATAATGAACAAGCAAATGTTATTATCCCCATATCTGTGTCATTGCTGACATTGTACAGCATACTTAACCCTAAAGAAAGGATGAGAGCATACATGCTGCTGATTTAGTTTGTCTTGCAATGGACTTTCTATGATACACAAAACAATTGttaaaaaaaaacgtattttaAAAGCCTAGTGCtattaaaaatgtgattttcctgtgttttctatttccacactatgaggttggaataatacagtGAAGTGCCCTTTAGTgttgagctgtttgaaaagactgcctgaagtttctgcctgttttggtgggatggactTTTTACCTGCCTGGTGATacagttaatagaccaataagataGAGCGTTGCAaatctctctgccaataacagctagttttcccctccccactcccagacagtcctatgAACATTCTTGCTTGGAGGATTTGTCTTTGCTAAGAAGCTCTTCTTTTTTTCCACCATTTTAATCGAAAAAAAACGGCTGCCTTGGATCTTTAAGAAAGGTTCAACTTGTATAACAGCAAAAGAGAAAATATACTAAACAAACAACTAGTCTCAAAACACCCTGCACTTGTTCCACATTACAGTTTTATTCGAAATTGGTTCTCAGCAATTTGCCAATCGAACTCAACGACTTGATGAATGTACAGTATCATTCCTAATTGGAATAAATAGGCTTTTATGTTCAtcaaataaacacaacaacaaccactgTTGACAAGAGCACATTGACACATACTAGGCCATTGAAACCGAATTCAAACAAAAAAGTTACTTGGCCATTTTAAAGTGGAATGAGAACTCTAAAGTCCCATGATGTCCAGTATATTGAAGCCTTTGGCCTGTGAGACCATTTTAACGCACATTGCACAATCACACGGCACATTTTTTTGTATCATAATGCATATGCTACAACTCACCAATTGCACTGATATTAACTgctgttaatatatatatttggcAACAACTCCAGACCCTTGCCTCACATTGCctccaattattattatttatttttttaaatcatttttttaTAGAAAATAATTGGGGTGGTTGGGAGGGCTTTGGAAGGTTGGAGGTGTATTTAGGGGGACTGACTATACTGCCAAGTCGTTGGGCCtggctctgatgctgctgctctTGCTGGCCCTGCTGAGCCGGCGAGGGTCTGTGACCATGACGGGGGGCTCATGCATTTCCACTGTGGTGGTGACATGGCCTTCCTCCTGATCAACATTCCCCTCACTCAAACTGCCCCCactggagctggagctggggctggtggTGGGGGGAGCAGCATTACAAGGCTGCTGCTTACTAtcagaggagggggtggaggaaggggcagaggaaggggaggaggagggggatgtggCCTTCATCTCCCGAGTCTGCTGCTCGGTGGCCAGGTTGGCCCAGTTCTGCTGCGTGGTCAGCCtttggttgttgttgctgctCATGTAGTAGGAGGACAAGGGCCCCTCCTGCAGGGGGTCCATCTTGAACTCTGCCGGGGAGGCCTCTACCTTGGGCCGCAGGAACGCACCACTCCCAGCTGTCACGTCCGTGTACGTCGGTGGGTAGCTGAGGTTGGGAAGGGCAGTTCTGGGGGCAGAAGTTATGGACTCCGGCCCCACACCATCAGAGCGGGGCAACAACACATGATCAGGGGTGGCCATTCCCTGTTTAACTTTCTTCCACCCAAGGTGATAGATCTCTAACAAATTCAGCAAAAGAGACACGCAAGCCACCACAAGCATAAATATGATGAAAATCGTCTTTTCAGTGGGCCTAGATATGAAGCAGTCCACAGTGTTGGGGCAAGGCCACCGTGCACACTTGTATAGCGGCCTCAGCTGGAAGCCATAAAGTAAATATTGACCTAAAAGGAACCCCACTTCAAAAAGGGTCTTGAAAATGATGTTGAACACATAGGTGCGCAACAGGGCACCCCTAATGCGGATCTTGCCATGCTCATCCCTGATAGGTGGCTTCTCTTTTTtaccacctccccctccccctgcatCCCCTCCTTCATTGTAAAGGAGTTCCTTTTCCTCCTGGAGTCTGTTGGCCTTTCGcagctcctcctccttctctttccgCTTCTCCTCCATGCGGACGATGTGCAGTACGTGACCCAGGTAGATGAGGGTGGGCGTGGACACAAAGATGATCTGCAGCACCCAGAAGCGGATGTGCGAGATGGGGAAAGCCTCATCATAGCAGACGTTCTCACACCCAGGCTGCTGTGTGTTGCAGGTGAAGTCAGACTGCTCGTCGCCCCACACGTCCTCGGCTGCCGCTCCCAGCACCAGGATCCTAAAGATGAAGAGGACAGTCAGCCAGACCTTGCCGATTACTGTTGAGTGTTCCTGTGCATTCTCCAACAGACGCCCCAGAAAGCTCCAGTCACCCATGCTTCAAGATTTATACCCTAGGGAGAAAGTACAGTCTGGAgtgaacagagggaggagagaaggatgacGGGATaaaaagacagagaggggggaaagagattGTCAGTTACCTGTTAAAGTGATACCATGTAACATAAAGCATGAATAATCCAGCATAAACTGCAGGGGGATAAAGGACAGAGAAACACTACAAACCTAGAGAGAGCAAGCAATGGTCGCGTCACCCACAAACATACAAAGGGTTAATCACACTTCACATCGGCACAACACATTAAGCGCTTATTAAAATTAATTCCATAAAATGGCCTTGAAGAAGTCATTGGCGTTAACTGCTAAATCAATTATTTTAATCGAACAATCGGTCAAAGCAAGTGAACGGTATAGAAAGGTTCTGTAATGCCACAGAATTTTGTGAAGCCCCCTATTTCTCTATTTAGCATTAACTATGAACCTGACATTTATGCTAACACTCTTtcactctcctgttctctctctcggtcactgtcacacatacacacacgcactccctctctctttctctgtctctcacctgcTCGCTCCACTACCCAGCAGGCATTTGCTGAGATCAACATTATAATGGTCAAAAACAGCAGTGAGCAGAGGTTGGACTGCGGTGTGTTGGCCCTGACACACATGACTCCCACTGTTACAGATCCAACAGAGCCTTAGGTGTCAAGTCCAACGATATAACATACAATCTTCAACATCTAATAGGCCTTTATATCCTGTGATGTACAGAATTACATTTTCATTGAGAACAGGGACAGCTATAGGCCTCTTTTAACATGCTAATAATTCATTAGCTAAATCTAATACATCTGTAACACAGTTGTAAAAAAAACGTGTGCTATTTTAATGGCAATTTAATGGTCAATTATATAAGAAATTGCAGCCAATAAATGCAAAGACACCATATTCATAATTACATATATTGACTAAGCTATTAACTATTTAACAATGTATACTGTCATACTGCATAAGTTAAAACCAAACGGAATAACCAGATTACACTTTCCCCATATGTGATCCTCAAAAACAAGCTATGAGAATGATTTTAAGTAACCTCTGAATATACGTTTGAAACTAAGACATTGCACAACATTTTCCAGCCCTAGTCACAATAAACACTGTTGAATACAGGAGAATGAAGACAAATACACTGACTTTTTttgtaggtattttcttaaaactgtattgttggttaagggcttgtaagtaagcatttcactgtaaggtctactacacctgttgtattccgcgCATGTGTTATCTATGTATAGTGCTTGGTTAGCTTTGTGCACATGAACTTGCCAGTAGAGGCCTATCAATCTACTATTCACACCAAAAGCAAAACACAAGCAGAAACATAAAATGGTTGGAACTTACTCAAATGTTCTTGTATTGAGGGTAATAAATCCATCGACTAGGGTTCAGAATAAATATGACACCTGGAAAGAAAAAAAAGATAAATTAATGGATGAATATGTTAATTCGTTTATTTACATCAAAAGTTTATTCCCTTATCTTTAAGCAGACTGACACACGTGATAGGTATTTTTTTGGTTTACTGTTATTTTTTAAAACTCTTATTGAAGTGAAAATGACCATGCCCTGATTCATAAATATTAATTGGCGTCATAAATTAAGATATGAATTAGATTGGAAAAACAAGGCATTTTGACACAGAATTGATAGGCAAAGAAATGTTAATCTCGAGAGTTGAGAGATGTTTCAACCTATTTCTCTCTCCATATCAACATCCCACCGCATAGTTTGTATCCTGATGAAAATAATGTGGGATATTTTTTTTTCCTTCACGGCAAATACATATGAAATATATATTAAACGTGTTACCATTATAAACATACTAAACGTGACATACCCCAAATGAATGCTTGTCTCATCAGAATTTGAAATGCTAATCAAGAGAAATAGTTTGATCGAAAAGAAACGCGCACCTAAAGATTGGATAAATACATGACCGTATGACAGTCAAAAATACACATACAAAACTCGAAATGCTTTAAAAGTTATTTGtttaatatttatttatattattatttgtattatcaTTATTACTGCTATTATAAGGACTACAGTATTAGAATAGCCTATCTGATAAGGTTGGAATGTTGTATGTTCTTTGTCTCAACATTTGTTTTGTTTAATCACGTGTATCAGTCCAGAAAATATCCCATCATATTATACAAATCGAATAGGTTGAATATCAGATGATTTATGAAGGTTTTGAAGACCATTAAATAAGTCATAATAATTCCCTCGATCAAGTTCAGGTAGCCAACAGTAACCTACAAAGTGTGCTGCCTCACAAATCGACAATACAGAGGGTGCCAGATAGGCTTTGTGTCCACTGGCTTTATTTTTTAGCTCCCATATACCTTTGTTATCGTATTGTTTGACCGATTATAATAGGTCACTACTGTAATTTCTAATAATTAAATACTCAACATTTAAATGTTCATTAAATAAAATGTCCATTGATACGAGTTACCAGTAACCAGCATCACATCAGTACGAGTGCCAGGAAAGATACTCGCACCTCATTTCAATCGTACCTTAGACAGGAGATGCCCAATTTAAATATGGAAAGCAATATCCATCTGCCATTGGTGCCATATTTTAAGTGCGTCGGATAGCCTACAGACCTCCCAGGGAAGCTGGTACCCTCCCCTCTTCACCAAATCCTGGCACCTCTGCCAGTTTACCAAACTCTTTTAAACGAAGCCAGGACAAGTTATTCATTCACAAACTTCACACGTGGATTCGCCGCCAAATTTGAGCAAGAAAAGTTAGTTTCTGGAGACGAATTGAATTTGAAGATGGGTTTCCGCGAAGCGCAGCTCACTCCCATTCCCAGCCATCGCGACTGTCACATTGTGTGACCATGCATGAGTGAATTCAGTAAGTCATCACCCTGGACCGATGCACGCCACGCCCCTATAAAACATCAAGCTTCAAATATGCTATGCAGTCTGGGGGTGCATGTTACCATCCGGGAAAAATCAGTTCTGCTTTCATAGTTTTACATCTGACCTTTGGTCTTTAGTGACGGAAGTTGGCAATAAGGTAGCCCATCTGTGAGAAATAGTTCATTTGGAATGCTGAAGAGAACATAGGCCTGACAGATACAATTGTGAGTTAGGAATTTTTGATTCTACACCTCACTAGAATACAATTTACTTGTGATACATGGCTATCAAAAGTTACACTGCAAATCCAGTCACCCACCGCAAAACCCACGTAACCTCCCGCCCTCTCTTGGTTGTCCAGAGAAGCGCATCCCAGTGGCTGGAGGTTGATAACATTGGTATAACAACAAATACTGTGAAAGCAATAAGTAAACAGAcagtatcatttgtttttttaattAAAAGTTAAGACTCAGGGTCAGAGTGCAGATCTAATAAATACAACCATTATCAAAAACATGCAGTTTAGAAATCTGTACATTAATAGCTAGGCTCTAGCTGCTGTAAAGAAGCAAGTGACAATGTTGAGGCTTTCAAAAATGTTCCCGAACGATTTGTACTACTGAATGTAGCATTTTCTCCAAACagtcaatgtaaaaaaaacatacaaaaagCACCCATACAACTGTAAAGATTGTGAGAGAAAGTAAGCCCACA containing:
- the LOC115112098 gene encoding gap junction alpha-3 protein; translated protein: MGDWSFLGRLLENAQEHSTVIGKVWLTVLFIFRILVLGAAAEDVWGDEQSDFTCNTQQPGCENVCYDEAFPISHIRFWVLQIIFVSTPTLIYLGHVLHIVRMEEKRKEKEEELRKANRLQEEKELLYNEGGDAGGGGGGKKEKPPIRDEHGKIRIRGALLRTYVFNIIFKTLFEVGFLLGQYLLYGFQLRPLYKCARWPCPNTVDCFISRPTEKTIFIIFMLVVACVSLLLNLLEIYHLGWKKVKQGMATPDHVLLPRSDGVGPESITSAPRTALPNLSYPPTYTDVTAGSGAFLRPKVEASPAEFKMDPLQEGPLSSYYMSSNNNQRLTTQQNWANLATEQQTREMKATSPSSSPSSAPSSTPSSDSKQQPCNAAPPTTSPSSSSSGGSLSEGNVDQEEGHVTTTVEMHEPPVMVTDPRRLSRASKSSSIRARPNDLAV